In Dehalococcoidia bacterium, the sequence ACGACCGAGCCATTCGCGCTAGGCATCCAGTCAGTGACTGCGCCGGTAGTGATGTCGAAGGCGGCAAGGTAGTTGCGCGGCTGGCCGCCGATTTGGGTGAAGGCGCCGCCGACGTAGAGGGTGCTGCCGCGCACTGCAAGCGCCCAGACCGTGTTGTTCGCAATGGGGTTCCACGGAAGGAGGCTGCCGGTGGCGACGTCGAGCGTGGCGAGGCGATTGCGCGTTTGGCTGCCGACAGAGGAGAAGTCGCCGCCAGCAAGTATAGCGCCGCTTCCCGCTACTGCCAGCGCCCGAACCCGACCGTTTGCGTTGGGGTTCCAGTCGGTGGCGTTGGCAGGGATATGGGTAGTGAGAGCGGCAGCGCGGCTGCGCAACTGGTCGCCGATTTGAGTGAAGTCGCCGCCGACATAGAGCGTGGCGCCGCTGACAGCGAGCGCCCGGACCGAGCCGTTCGCATTGGGGTTCCACAGAGTAACGTGGCCAGAGGTGGCGTCGAGAGCGGCGAGGTAATTGCGAGGGGCTCCCCGAATCGAAGTGAAGTCGCCGCCGGCATAGACGACGTTCTCTCTCACGGCGAGGGCGAAGACCGTGGCGTTTGCGTTGGGATTCCAATCAGTGACGACGTGGAAGCCGAAAACACTCGTTGTGATAGCGGCGACGTAGTTGCGCTCGTGCCCTCCAATTTGGGTGAAGCTGCCGCCAACATAGATGGTGGTGTCTCTAATGGCGAGCGCCCGAACCGTGCCGTTTGCGTTAGGATTCCACAAGGGATCGGCGTTGCCAGAGGCGGTGTTGAGGGCGGCGAGGCGGTTGCGGTCTTGGCCTCCGATTCGCGTAAAGTCGCCGCCGACGTAAAGGGTTCCTCCGCCGAGGCCCACTCCCAAGGCCAAGACCCGGTTGTTCGCGTTGGGGTTCCAGGGGAGGAGGGTGCCGGTGGTGGTATTGAAGGCGGCAAGGCGGTTGCGCGGCTGGCCGCCGATGTGGGTGAAGTCGCCGCCGACATAGAGGGTGCTGCCGCTCACTGCCAGCGCATAGACCCAGTTGTTCGGGTTGGGGTTCCACGTCGGGTCGACGGTCTTGTCAACTCGTATCCGTGCGAGGTGTCGGCGGTCCAGCCCGCCCACCTTGGTGAAACTGCCGCCGATGTACCAGCCGCCGCTGCCGTCCGGAGCGACGGCATACACCGGCCCGTTCACCGTCGGCCAGCTGGCATCATGCGCCCCGGTCGTGGAGTGAAGCGCGACGAACGAGCCGGTGGGCGGCCCGACGGAGGTGAAGTTGCCCCCGAGATAGATCGCATTGCCGGCGCGGGCAAC encodes:
- a CDS encoding PQQ-like beta-propeller repeat protein, encoding MPHQTRSAAALLVLLLASLVLALFPPSTAARSPLSLPSSDAPLTTWVTDGPVFAVARAGNAIYLGGNFTSVGPPTGSFVALHSTTGAHDASWPTVNGPVYAVAPDGSGGWYIGGSFTKVGGLDRRHLARIRVDKTVDPTWNPNPNNWVYALAVSGSTLYVGGDFTHIGGQPRNRLAAFNTTTGTLLPWNPNANNRVLALGVGLGGGTLYVGGDFTRIGGQDRNRLAALNTASGNADPLWNPNANGTVRALAIRDTTIYVGGSFTQIGGHERNYVAAITTSVFGFHVVTDWNPNANATVFALAVRENVVYAGGDFTSIRGAPRNYLAALDATSGHVTLWNPNANGSVRALAVSGATLYVGGDFTQIGDQLRSRAAALTTHIPANATDWNPNANGRVRALAVAGSGAILAGGDFSSVGSQTRNRLATLDVATGSLLPWNPIANNTVWALAVRGSTLYVGGAFTQIGGQPRNYLAAFDITTGAVTDWMPSANGSVVALTVSGATLYVGGLFTEISGQPRNRLAAFDTTTGTLLP